The Bradysia coprophila strain Holo2 chromosome X unlocalized genomic scaffold, BU_Bcop_v1 contig_12, whole genome shotgun sequence genome window below encodes:
- the LOC119067511 gene encoding general odorant-binding protein 56a-like: MNLLFCFVFVSIAVASVTSASENREQLDKKTAECRKDISSLQDLSPQEVKCLGACYLEKLGLMDKANKLVPNKLNMIMDPATKNKDGKLFKDVSKDIAGKCKTITDKDKCEAALKIVTCVHDETMKLGFNADVLY; the protein is encoded by the exons atgaatttactattttgctttgtttttgtATCGATTGCGGTTGCTTCAGTAACTTCG GCTTCAGAAAATCGAGAACAACTTGATAAGAAGACAGCAGAATGTCGAAAAGACATTTCTTCTCTTCAAGATCTTTCACCGCAGGAAGTCAAATGTTTAGGCGCAtgttatttagaaaaattaggACTG ATGGACAAGGCCAATAAATTAGTTccgaataaattgaatatgaTAATGGACCCAGCCACCAAAAACAAGGATGGTAAATTGTTTAAAGACGTCAGTAAAGATATAGCTGGAAAGTGCAAAACGATAACAGACAAAGACAA GTGCGAGGCTGCTTTGAAAATCGTAACGTGTGTACATGACGAAACTATGAAGCTCGGATTTAACGCGGATGTTCTGTATTAG